Within the Alteromonas sp. M12 genome, the region TTGACCAACAAAAGCTTGCCAGTAGAAATATCAGTTTAATCAATGTCCGAGATGCAATTCGAAGTCGAAATTTAGATGCCTCTGCCGGTGATATTGATAGCGGTAAGCGACGGTATTTATTGCGCATGGTTGGGCGCTTTCAATCGGCACAAGAGCTTGAAGAATTAGTAATTGAACAGCAGCAGGGTAACACCGTAAAACTAAAAGATGTTGCCACTGTGAAACTTGATCATTATGAGTTACGTAATATCGATTATAACGATGGTGAACGCAGCCTAATGCTATCTGTGCGCCGTGAAAGTGGCTCAAACGTTATGGCTATCAAAGATCAGTTGATGCAAGTCGTGGAAAGACTGAATCGTGATTTACTGGAAACCAATGGATTGCAACTAACCTTATTGAGTGATGACGTTCGATATGTAAAAAGCTCGGTTAAAAATGTATGGACCAACCTCGCGTTAGGGGCGTTATTGGCAACGTTGGTGATGTTTGCGTTTTTAAAAAGCCCCCGCTCTACTCTAATCGGAGTAATGGGCGTACCTATTTGTACCATTGCCGCCTTTTTAGGTTTGTTATTGTTTGATCGAACCATCAATGTCATTTCATTAGCAGGTGTCGCCTTTGCCATAGGTATGACAGTTGATAATACCATTGTGGTATTGGAAAACATTGAACAAGCTAAACGTCGAGGGTTATCAAAACTGCAAGCGGCAATGACAGGTGTGCAAGAAGTTTGGCCAGCGGTATTAGCTTCCACATTAACCACTGTATTAGTTTTTGCCCCCATTTTATTTATTGTACAAGAAGCAGGACAACTCTATTCAGATGTTGCCATTGCTATTTCAGCGGCGATTATTGCCTCTATGTTAGTAGCATTATTTGTGGTTCCAGCGGCGTCAGCTAAATTTGCTACACAAGAGTCGAAAACCTCTATCATGGCTGCTCCTATGGGTTTACCCCGTTTCATTTCTCGTTTTCTGGCATCTAAGGGACAGCGCTTAATTTGCGTGGCACTGGCAGTGGTGGGCTTGCTCGGTGGCGCATGGCTGTTGATGCCTGAGGCTGAATATTTGCCCGAGGGAGAAGAGCCCAAAGCATTTTCCATGATGATTGCACCGCCAGGGTATAACTTGAGTCATATGCAAAAAATTGGTGATGAGCTATTAACCTATTTTAATGCACATTTAAACGCACCGAAAAGTGACTTTGAGCAAGGAAAAACCAATTTACCTTCCTTAAAGTATTACTCTATGTCGATAGGTGTGGGCAATATTTGGTTTTTAAGTGAACCCAATGATCCTGCCTATATTGATGAAATGATGGCAGCAATAACTGACAAGTTCAAAAGTTATCCGGGCATGCGCGCATTTTCCTCTCGTGGTTCGATAATCTCCAGTAACGATGGCGGCACGCGCGCCGTTGCGCTAGATATTAGTGGCACTGAACAAGTTGATTTATATCGCGCCGCCGATGCCATCTATCGCTTAGCAAGCGAAGTATTTGATAACCCACAAATTGACTCTGAACCTTCATCGTTAACCCTCGACCAGCCTTTAATTGAAATTCAGCCGCGTTGGCAGCGTCTTGCTGAAGTTGATATGTCGGCCGATGAATTAGGTTATACAGTGGCAGCATTAAGTGATGGTGCCTATGTTGATGAACTGATTTTAGACGACGATAAAGTGGATATTTTTATATTTTCAGAAGCAGGTAATCAGCAATCGCTAGCTGGTTTAGAGCAAGCACCAGTGGTGACTAAGCAGGGAATATTACCGTTAAACGCATTGGCAAATCTAAACGAAAAAGCAGACAGTGATAGTCTCCGTCGCATAGATGGCCGTCGTACCGTAACGGTTTATATTATTCCGCCGCGAGATATCGCTCTTGAACGGGCCCAACAATTAGTGCGAGAACAACTGCTACCGCAACTACAACAACAAGGCGATTTGCGGCCCGGTGTGAATATTAGTATAGGTGGTGCCGCTGATCAGCTTGAAAAAACACGTGACGCATTGAGCAGTAATTTTATTGTCGCGTTGGCTCTGTGTTATTTGCTGCTAGTGGCTATTTTTAAACATTGGGGGCAACCGTTATTTATTATGGCTACCGTGCCATTGGGAATGGCCGGCGGCTTACTTGGCTTAGTGATGACCAATGGAATTGGTTCATTGACCGGCGGTTTTCATCAACCCTTTGATATGATCACTATGTTAGGTTTCTTAATTTTATTAGGCACTGTGGTCAATAACCCTATTTTAATTGTTGATCAGAGTCGTCGAAATTTATCTGCAGGGCTTAAACCTTATCAGGCCGTAATTGGTGCACTAGAAACAAGACTAAAGCCGATTATCATGTCGACTATGACAACCCTTTGTGGATTAGCGCCCTTAGTGTTTATTCCTGGCGAAGGCTCTGAGTTGTATCGCGGTGTGGGAATCATTGTGTTAGGCGGTATTACGGTCTCTACGCTTATTAGCTTAACGGTATTACCCGCCTTGTTATTAATCTTCTATAAAGAAGATTAGCTTTTGTTGTTTTAGCCAAAGAATAGTGCGCTGAGTGTTAACCCAGCGCCTTGTTAATACTTAAAGGGCGTTAACAAAAGCCGTTACAGTGTTTGTCAGCTCTTGGTCTTTTTCAGTACTTAATTTTCCGTCTACATAGTGCTCATAAAAGCTACCTAGGCTAAACGAACCTTTAACATCCGCTCCCCAAAACGGTAATAATTGCGCTAATGTTTGAATGTTAGTTGCGCCACCTCTAGGTCCTGGTGAAGTGCTAAGTAACAATACCGGCTTATTGGTCGCAAACATTGGATTTTGTAAATCACCTAAACGGGAAACCCAATCAATTAAATTTTTAAACTCTGCAGGTATTGAC harbors:
- a CDS encoding NAD(P)H-dependent oxidoreductase codes for the protein MKKILTVSASNSKNSINRTLLELASSKIEGHEVAMLDIRDYPMPFFSLDREQGEGYPETAKQVRALFAEYDAFIISSPEHNGSIPAEFKNLIDWVSRLGDLQNPMFATNKPVLLLSTSPGPRGGATNIQTLAQLLPFWGADVKGSFSLGSFYEHYVDGKLSTEKDQELTNTVTAFVNAL
- a CDS encoding efflux RND transporter permease subunit; the encoded protein is MLQGAVKHGVLVAVTVMIFCILGIVAAFKIPVQMIPDLDVRTITVVTQWAGATPQDVENEILIEQERYLRSLPNLKRMSSYATTGEAEVELEFPFGADVNEALINVSNALAQVPNYPENVDQPVLYSSSFSSNAFMFFTLKPLAGNPLQIDIDMLRDFAQDNVRPQMERVTGISKVDVRGGALYQVQILVDQQKLASRNISLINVRDAIRSRNLDASAGDIDSGKRRYLLRMVGRFQSAQELEELVIEQQQGNTVKLKDVATVKLDHYELRNIDYNDGERSLMLSVRRESGSNVMAIKDQLMQVVERLNRDLLETNGLQLTLLSDDVRYVKSSVKNVWTNLALGALLATLVMFAFLKSPRSTLIGVMGVPICTIAAFLGLLLFDRTINVISLAGVAFAIGMTVDNTIVVLENIEQAKRRGLSKLQAAMTGVQEVWPAVLASTLTTVLVFAPILFIVQEAGQLYSDVAIAISAAIIASMLVALFVVPAASAKFATQESKTSIMAAPMGLPRFISRFLASKGQRLICVALAVVGLLGGAWLLMPEAEYLPEGEEPKAFSMMIAPPGYNLSHMQKIGDELLTYFNAHLNAPKSDFEQGKTNLPSLKYYSMSIGVGNIWFLSEPNDPAYIDEMMAAITDKFKSYPGMRAFSSRGSIISSNDGGTRAVALDISGTEQVDLYRAADAIYRLASEVFDNPQIDSEPSSLTLDQPLIEIQPRWQRLAEVDMSADELGYTVAALSDGAYVDELILDDDKVDIFIFSEAGNQQSLAGLEQAPVVTKQGILPLNALANLNEKADSDSLRRIDGRRTVTVYIIPPRDIALERAQQLVREQLLPQLQQQGDLRPGVNISIGGAADQLEKTRDALSSNFIVALALCYLLLVAIFKHWGQPLFIMATVPLGMAGGLLGLVMTNGIGSLTGGFHQPFDMITMLGFLILLGTVVNNPILIVDQSRRNLSAGLKPYQAVIGALETRLKPIIMSTMTTLCGLAPLVFIPGEGSELYRGVGIIVLGGITVSTLISLTVLPALLLIFYKED